The Panicum hallii strain FIL2 chromosome 5, PHallii_v3.1, whole genome shotgun sequence genome contains the following window.
AAAATAAAGAGATCAGCCGGTTACTGCCTTTCACTGGAGGCTGCAGAGAGCCGGTCAGAGGCGACGAACACGGCTCGCCAGTGCCCCAGCTGCCGCTAGGGTTTCCGAACCCCGCTTCCTTCGGTCGGCAGCATCCCTTGGCCTCTTGGGATTACAAAAGAAACGCACCGCACCTGGCTCCCACTTCCCTTTCTTTGTTCGAATCCATTGGAGCCCACGAGGTCgttgcctccctccctcccccaaCCAAAACCCTCCAGGCCTCTACCTCTGCTACTAATAAGTGAGTCCCATCACCTCCAGCCTTGGATCCTGGAAGATTCTGCGCGATCTCATCATCTCACTCTCGCTGGGGCCTATTCTTGGCAGGCTTTTCGCTTCCTGGATCGGCGCTGATGTGCAGGAATGGCAGTTCTAGGAGTTTCAGGACCCGCCAGATAAAAGGTACCACTCATTACAGGAATCAGGTCTGTTCTGTTCTATTCTTGGATCGTCAGCTGTATTTGTTTCTTCTTCTGGATGGCAAACGGGTAGACGCAAATCCTTTATCCGCATATCGTGTTCTTGGCATTGATTTGATCGCAATAAACATCTTCGAAAGCCGCGATCTTTCTTCTTGGAATCTATGCGCGTTTGACTTGTTGTCTCACGCAGACTGAAGAGCACGAACACTCGGAGTTGGACGCTGCTCGGTCTCGTCCTGGACGGAGGAATCATGGAGATGGAGCCGGCAAAGGGGAAGATGAGGAGGACGTCTTCCAACCTGCTTCTGCGCATCACGGACATCTGCAAGGTGCATTCCGTCGGCGTCGCAGAGAGCGTCGGCGGGAAGCCCAAGGCCGAAAGCACCGGGGGGAGCAGTGAAGACGGTGCACACCTGAAAGTACACCCGCATCAAGTATCTGACCATGAGAGTTGCTCCGGAAGCTCCACTGCCCGCTATGAGGAAGCGGTTGTCGAGAAGCTTCTTGAGGCAATCTCTTGTCTGAAGCTGGCTTATGTCAAGGTTCAGCAAGCACATGTGCCATATGATCCTGAAAAGATTGCGGTCGCTGGTGAGCATTTCGCGTCAGAGATTGAAGGGACCTCTGGACTTAAGGATCTGTATGCCAGTGCCAACAAGTGGAGCAATCCAATGTACCAGTCTCATGTGAGCTCAAGAATCCATGAGCATCAGAAGCTCGCTGTGGATTTGCAGGCTGACATCTGCAAGAAAGATTCTGAACTTGCTCTGTTGCGAGCAGAGCTGGAAGAGCTGGAAAGGAGTAATATGGAACTGAAGCAGGAGGTTGATCGGAGAGCAATGCACAGAGAGAACAAAATTGGCATTGGCAAGGGGGAATCAGTGGATATGTTCATCGAATTGTTTGAGAGTTCGTCGAAGCATATACACGATTTTACAAAACTCATCATCAGTTGGATGAAAGTTTCAGGATGGGACCTCGGCATCTCTAAATTTCCAGTTGACAAATCTGTCGTATATGAGAAAAGGTCTCATAGGAAGTATGGTGTTGAGGCGTACTTTGCTGGTGCAATGCTTATGGGGACCAAAGAAGAGTACTTCTCCATGGATTCGTATGATCATGTTATGAGTTTTAAGGATCCATTTGATGCTCTTATGGAGGCTCCAAATTCTGCTTTTGGAAGATTTTGCCGAGAAAAGTATCTGGTGGCTGTACCCAGGAGTATGGAGGATTCCTTCTTGGGAAATTTGGATCACAGAGCATTTGTCGAGAGGGGCGGTCATCCAAGGACACAATTTTACCAGACATTTGCAAGAATGGCTCGATATGTTTGGGCATTGCTCACAGTTGCTCGCTACTTGAAACCAAGAGCTGAAATGTTCTTTGTAAAGGCCGgtgttcagtttcaaaagaagCACATGGAAAGTGTACCAGCCAAATTGACCATGGAGGAAGCAAAGTTCAGTGTTGGCTTTACAGTAATGCCTGGCTTTAAGATTGGGTGCACTGTCATCAGGTGCAAGGTCTATATGTCCACGCTGGATGCACGGCACTTCCAAACACATCATATAACTAAAGCATTATGTAAGCAGAATGCAATAGCTTTATAGTAGTTCTATCAAATAAGCTTACGGTTGGAAGCTGCTCCTGTATTACGACGAGGAACATTAGCCAATATATATAACTGAAGAGCACTAACTTGTTGTGAAGTCTTATGCTACTATATGAAATATTTTCAGTGTTCTGATCTTTTCCGATTCATGCCTTTGTTCATATGGAAAATTGAACCTATAGCAGAATCCAGGCCCTTTGAGGCCATAACAAAATCTATATATCTAACCATGAGTGAAACAATGCTTCTGATGGAACA
Protein-coding sequences here:
- the LOC112891505 gene encoding protein GRAVITROPIC IN THE LIGHT 1-like — protein: MEMEPAKGKMRRTSSNLLLRITDICKVHSVGVAESVGGKPKAESTGGSSEDGAHLKVHPHQVSDHESCSGSSTARYEEAVVEKLLEAISCLKLAYVKVQQAHVPYDPEKIAVAGEHFASEIEGTSGLKDLYASANKWSNPMYQSHVSSRIHEHQKLAVDLQADICKKDSELALLRAELEELERSNMELKQEVDRRAMHRENKIGIGKGESVDMFIELFESSSKHIHDFTKLIISWMKVSGWDLGISKFPVDKSVVYEKRSHRKYGVEAYFAGAMLMGTKEEYFSMDSYDHVMSFKDPFDALMEAPNSAFGRFCREKYLVAVPRSMEDSFLGNLDHRAFVERGGHPRTQFYQTFARMARYVWALLTVARYLKPRAEMFFVKAGVQFQKKHMESVPAKLTMEEAKFSVGFTVMPGFKIGCTVIRCKVYMSTLDARHFQTHHITKALCKQNAIAL